The Vallitalea longa genome includes a window with the following:
- a CDS encoding ABC transporter substrate-binding protein, producing MKKIMTLLLILVLCFSITGCGDKTEDKSTSKVDEVTKKTDNNNVDNKKTVELNFWHLWTGSEAEALQAVVDDFNESQTDIHVTLLSTDIQKQLAALSTGSGPDIAGNFYFNVASWAQKGAMMDLSELIERDKYDINDFVPSTVKTVTLNDRLYALPIAMHVNMLYYNKDMLEAAGYDKFPEKISEFKQMINDLSVVEDGNIKQLGYMPSADPGIFNIASMYGAKFVSDDGKEILEDEALINAYKFEKEFTDNYSYESIAKYGSSFGKYMSPDNPFFTGNVAVKFDGEWLVSIIDEFAKDLNYSIAPLPYPDDKPELKNAGYASPSIMYIPQSTKHPEEAWTFLKYLVSEEAMVKFTAKIGNLPARKSCMDNKAYDHINGFKVFLDYAQGDNICSIAPMNPEAEYVSELIAQYDMIMNNKISAEEAIEKIKKKLDPKM from the coding sequence TAACAATAATGTAGATAATAAAAAAACAGTTGAATTAAATTTTTGGCATTTATGGACTGGTTCTGAAGCTGAAGCACTTCAAGCAGTAGTAGATGATTTTAATGAGAGTCAAACAGATATTCATGTTACTCTCCTTAGTACAGATATTCAGAAACAGTTAGCTGCTTTATCTACTGGCAGCGGTCCAGATATAGCAGGAAATTTCTATTTTAATGTAGCATCATGGGCTCAAAAAGGTGCGATGATGGATTTATCTGAGTTAATTGAAAGAGATAAATATGATATTAATGATTTTGTTCCTTCAACAGTAAAAACAGTAACTCTTAACGATAGATTATATGCGTTACCCATAGCAATGCATGTTAACATGTTGTATTACAATAAGGACATGTTAGAAGCAGCAGGTTACGATAAATTTCCAGAAAAAATTAGTGAGTTCAAGCAAATGATAAATGACTTAAGTGTAGTTGAAGATGGAAACATTAAACAATTAGGCTATATGCCTTCAGCTGATCCTGGAATTTTTAATATTGCATCAATGTATGGGGCAAAATTTGTTTCTGACGATGGTAAGGAAATTTTAGAAGATGAAGCATTAATAAATGCATATAAATTTGAAAAAGAATTTACAGATAATTATAGTTATGAAAGTATCGCAAAATATGGTTCATCATTTGGCAAATATATGTCTCCTGATAATCCATTTTTCACTGGAAATGTTGCAGTCAAATTTGATGGAGAATGGCTTGTATCAATTATTGACGAATTTGCAAAAGATTTAAATTATTCAATTGCACCATTACCTTATCCTGATGATAAACCAGAACTTAAAAATGCTGGATATGCTTCCCCAAGTATTATGTACATACCACAATCAACTAAACATCCTGAAGAAGCATGGACTTTCCTTAAATATTTAGTATCTGAAGAAGCTATGGTTAAATTTACTGCTAAGATAGGGAATCTTCCCGCTAGAAAAAGCTGTATGGACAATAAAGCTTATGACCATATAAATGGATTTAAAGTATTCTTGGATTATGCTCAAGGTGATAATATTTGCTCAATTGCTCCAATGAATCCAGAAGCTGAATATGTATCCGAGTTAATTGCTCAATATGACATGATTATGAACAATAAGATATCAGCTGAAGAAGCAATTGAAAAAATTAAAAAGAAACTCGATCCTAAAATGTAA